A section of the Symphalangus syndactylus isolate Jambi chromosome 19, NHGRI_mSymSyn1-v2.1_pri, whole genome shotgun sequence genome encodes:
- the ARF1 gene encoding ADP-ribosylation factor 1 isoform X1 produces the protein MGNIFANLFKGLFGKKEMRILMVGLDAAGKTTILYKLKLGEIVTTIPTIGFNVETVEYKNISFTVWDVGGQDKIRPLWRHYFQNTQGLIFVVDSNDRERVNEAREELMRMLAEDELRDAVLLVFANKQDLPNAMNAAEITDKLGLHSLRHRNWYIQATCATSGDGLYEGLDWLSNQLRNQK, from the exons ATGGGGAACATCTTCGCCAACCTCTTCAAGGGCCTTTTTGGCAAAAAAGAAATGCGCATTCTCATGGTGGGCCTGGATGCTGCAGGGAAGACCACGATCCTGTACAAGCTTAAGCTGGGTGAGATCGTGACCACCATTCCCACCATAG GCTTCAACGTGGAAACCGTGGAGTACAAAAACATCAGCTTCACTGTGTGGGACGTGGGTGGCCAGGACAAGATCCGGCCCCTGTGGCGCCACTACTTCCAGAACACACAAG GCCTGATCTTCGTGGTGGACAGCAATGACAGAGAGCGCGTGAACGAGGCCCGTGAGGAGCTCATGAGGATGTTGGCCGAGGACGAGCTCCGGGATGCTGTCCTCCTGGTGTTCGCCAACAAGCAG GACCTCCCCAACGCCATGAATGCGGCCGAGATCACAGACAAGCTGGGGCTGCACTCCCTACGCCACAGGAACTGGTACATTCAGGCCACCTGCGCCACCAGCGGCGACGGGCTCTATGAAGGACTGGACTGGCTGTCCAATCAGCTCCGGAACCAGAAGTGA
- the ARF1 gene encoding ADP-ribosylation factor 1 isoform X2, with amino-acid sequence MGNIFANLFKGLFGKKEMRILMVGLDAAGKTTILYKLKLGEIVTTIPTIGLIFVVDSNDRERVNEAREELMRMLAEDELRDAVLLVFANKQDLPNAMNAAEITDKLGLHSLRHRNWYIQATCATSGDGLYEGLDWLSNQLRNQK; translated from the exons ATGGGGAACATCTTCGCCAACCTCTTCAAGGGCCTTTTTGGCAAAAAAGAAATGCGCATTCTCATGGTGGGCCTGGATGCTGCAGGGAAGACCACGATCCTGTACAAGCTTAAGCTGGGTGAGATCGTGACCACCATTCCCACCATAG GCCTGATCTTCGTGGTGGACAGCAATGACAGAGAGCGCGTGAACGAGGCCCGTGAGGAGCTCATGAGGATGTTGGCCGAGGACGAGCTCCGGGATGCTGTCCTCCTGGTGTTCGCCAACAAGCAG GACCTCCCCAACGCCATGAATGCGGCCGAGATCACAGACAAGCTGGGGCTGCACTCCCTACGCCACAGGAACTGGTACATTCAGGCCACCTGCGCCACCAGCGGCGACGGGCTCTATGAAGGACTGGACTGGCTGTCCAATCAGCTCCGGAACCAGAAGTGA